One Streptomyces sp. ML-6 genomic region harbors:
- a CDS encoding histidine phosphatase family protein, with protein MPGTAARYLYLARHGEATADESRLTANGRRQALLLGERLRNVPLAAVHHGPLPRAAQTARLICDRLDGVLPQPSEPAGDYLPHLPQREELPVEWADSMLARLSGFPAEERECGPGPAREALARFTGPVEGDEPRHELVVTHNFLIGWFVRDALDAPEWRWMGLNHANAALTVIRYAPDRPASVLLFNDTGHLPGELRWTGFPPELRVPLSD; from the coding sequence ATGCCCGGAACAGCTGCCCGCTACCTCTACCTCGCCCGGCACGGCGAGGCCACGGCGGACGAGAGCCGTCTGACGGCCAACGGCCGCCGGCAGGCACTGCTGCTCGGCGAGCGGCTCCGGAACGTCCCGCTCGCGGCCGTCCACCACGGCCCGCTCCCACGGGCGGCACAGACCGCCCGGCTGATCTGCGACCGGCTCGACGGCGTGCTTCCGCAACCGTCCGAACCGGCCGGGGACTACCTCCCCCACCTGCCGCAACGAGAAGAACTCCCCGTGGAATGGGCCGACTCCATGCTCGCCCGCCTGTCCGGCTTCCCCGCCGAGGAACGCGAGTGCGGACCGGGACCGGCCAGGGAGGCCCTCGCCCGGTTCACCGGACCCGTCGAGGGCGACGAACCCCGCCACGAACTGGTCGTCACCCACAACTTCCTCATCGGCTGGTTCGTCCGGGACGCCCTCGACGCCCCCGAATGGCGCTGGATGGGCCTCAACCACGCCAACGCCGCACTCACCGTCATCCGGTACGCGCCCGACCGCCCCGCGTCCGTGCTCCTCTTCAACGACACGGGGCACCTCCCCGGGGAACTCCGCTGGACCGGCTTCCCGCCCGAACTCCGCGTCCCGCTCTCCGACTGA
- a CDS encoding IMP dehydrogenase encodes MRRTGHSTAAVTDDGTANGRLLGLVTSWDFHPQRHGLDGPVSGRMTAVADLALAGPDITLSEANARLWDERLDCLPVLDDGGRLQHLVFRSDYADNKRFPNQLVDAAKRLRVGAGINTHDYQERVPALLEAGADALCFDSSDGYSDWQAQALNWVKKHYPEIPVGGGNVVDGEAFTFLAEAGADFVKVGVGGGSICITRDQKGIGRGQASAVLDVAAARDAFCGRTGEYVPICSDGGLVHDYHVALALAMGADFVMMGRYSARFDQAAGAKLPTRDGFVKEYWGEGSNRARNWQCYGQGGQALVFEEGVDGYVPYAGKNSP; translated from the coding sequence ATGCGCCGCACCGGTCACAGCACCGCCGCGGTCACCGACGACGGGACCGCGAACGGCCGCCTGCTCGGCCTGGTGACCTCGTGGGACTTCCACCCCCAGCGCCACGGCCTGGACGGACCGGTGAGCGGCCGGATGACCGCCGTCGCCGACCTGGCCCTCGCGGGCCCCGACATCACGCTCTCCGAGGCCAACGCGCGGCTGTGGGACGAACGGCTGGACTGCCTCCCGGTGCTGGACGACGGGGGCCGCCTCCAGCACCTGGTGTTCCGCTCCGACTACGCGGACAACAAGCGCTTCCCGAACCAGCTCGTGGACGCCGCCAAGCGGCTCCGCGTGGGCGCGGGCATCAACACCCACGACTACCAGGAGCGCGTTCCGGCCCTGCTGGAGGCGGGGGCGGACGCGTTGTGCTTCGACTCGTCCGACGGCTACAGCGACTGGCAGGCGCAGGCCCTGAACTGGGTGAAGAAGCACTACCCGGAGATCCCGGTCGGTGGTGGCAACGTGGTCGACGGCGAGGCGTTCACCTTCCTCGCCGAGGCGGGGGCGGACTTCGTCAAGGTCGGGGTGGGCGGCGGCTCCATCTGTATCACCCGCGATCAGAAGGGCATCGGCCGCGGCCAGGCCAGCGCGGTGCTGGACGTCGCGGCGGCCCGGGACGCCTTCTGCGGACGCACCGGCGAGTACGTGCCGATCTGCTCCGACGGCGGGCTGGTGCACGACTACCACGTGGCCCTGGCACTGGCGATGGGAGCCGACTTCGTCATGATGGGGCGGTACTCCGCACGCTTCGACCAGGCGGCCGGCGCCAAACTGCCCACCCGTGACGGCTTCGTCAAGGAGTACTGGGGCGAGGGCTCGAACCGGGCCCGCAACTGGCAGTGCTACGGGCAGGGCGGCCAGGCACTGGTCTTCGAGGAGGGCGTGGACGGCTACGTCCCCTACGCGGGCAAGAACTCGCCCTGA
- a CDS encoding GntR family transcriptional regulator — translation MTESEPFEPESERVTRQLRDDILDGVRLPGSKLVEREIAAELGVSRVPVRDALKALVTEGLVTPRPRTWAVVREFTASDIADLDEIRSALELLTFRLAAQRHTRAGLERLRSDLDSELSAALAGDAVGARRAAADFHQTVTSLAGNDLLRELEHTLRSRMRWFLAQHDDLVGVAKEHEALYAAIADRDVQRVEELVTEHLVNSRRAVAARRRGTPGS, via the coding sequence ATGACAGAGTCCGAACCCTTCGAGCCGGAGTCGGAGCGTGTGACCCGGCAGTTGCGGGACGACATCCTCGACGGGGTCCGGCTGCCGGGCAGCAAGCTCGTCGAACGCGAGATCGCCGCGGAGCTCGGCGTGAGCCGGGTGCCCGTGCGCGATGCCCTCAAGGCACTCGTGACCGAGGGTCTGGTCACCCCCAGGCCCCGGACCTGGGCGGTCGTACGGGAGTTCACCGCCTCGGACATCGCCGATCTGGACGAGATCCGGAGCGCGCTCGAACTGCTCACCTTCCGGCTGGCCGCCCAGCGGCACACCCGCGCGGGTCTCGAACGGCTCCGCTCGGACCTCGATTCCGAACTGTCCGCCGCTCTGGCGGGTGACGCGGTGGGGGCCCGGCGGGCCGCCGCCGACTTCCACCAGACGGTGACCTCGCTGGCCGGGAACGACCTGCTCCGCGAGCTGGAGCACACGCTCCGCAGCAGGATGCGGTGGTTCCTGGCCCAGCACGACGACCTCGTGGGGGTCGCGAAGGAGCACGAGGCGCTCTACGCGGCGATCGCCGACCGTGACGTCCAGCGGGTGGAGGAGTTGGTGACGGAGCACCTGGTGAACAGCCGCCGCGCCGTCGCGGCGCGGCGGCGCGGGACGCCGGGTTCCTGA
- a CDS encoding DUF5997 family protein — protein MTSHKTAQTMKPATAAKKLGVYLEATPAEFQEGVVSRTELNALQSDPPQWLQDLRRNGPHPRPVVAAKLGVSISGLARGGITQALTTEQIDALKQESPEWLLKERATQAEVRKEAARIKEKNAAREDRADSPRS, from the coding sequence ATGACGTCGCACAAGACCGCCCAGACGATGAAGCCCGCGACCGCGGCGAAGAAGCTGGGCGTGTACCTAGAGGCCACCCCCGCCGAGTTCCAGGAGGGTGTCGTCTCGCGCACCGAGCTGAACGCCCTGCAGTCCGATCCCCCGCAGTGGCTGCAGGACCTGCGGCGCAACGGCCCGCATCCCCGCCCGGTGGTCGCGGCGAAGCTGGGCGTCTCGATCTCCGGTCTCGCCCGGGGCGGGATCACGCAGGCCCTCACGACGGAGCAGATCGACGCGCTGAAGCAGGAGTCCCCCGAGTGGCTCCTGAAGGAGCGGGCCACCCAGGCGGAGGTCCGCAAGGAAGCGGCGCGGATCAAGGAGAAGAACGCGGCGCGCGAGGACCGGGCCGACAGCCCCCGCTCCTGA
- a CDS encoding L-threonylcarbamoyladenylate synthase yields the protein MAKYYDVHPVNPQRRTISSVAESIRSGALVAYPTDSCYALGCRLGSRDGIGRIRSIRNLDDRHHFTLVCQDFAQLGQFVHIDNDVFRAIKAATPGSYTFILPATKEVPRQLMHPKKKTVGVRIPDHVVAQALLAELGEPLLSSTLLLPDEDEPMTQGWEIKERLDHVVDAVVDSGDCGTEPTTVIDFSAGEPEIVRRGAGDPARFE from the coding sequence ATGGCGAAGTACTACGACGTACACCCCGTGAACCCCCAGCGACGCACCATCAGCAGCGTGGCCGAAAGCATCCGGTCCGGCGCGCTCGTCGCGTACCCCACGGACTCCTGCTACGCACTGGGATGCCGGCTCGGCAGCCGGGACGGCATCGGCCGGATCAGATCGATCCGCAACCTCGACGACCGCCACCACTTCACCCTCGTCTGCCAGGACTTCGCGCAGCTCGGCCAGTTCGTCCACATCGACAACGACGTGTTCCGCGCGATCAAGGCGGCCACGCCCGGCAGTTACACCTTCATCCTCCCCGCGACGAAGGAGGTGCCGCGCCAGCTGATGCATCCCAAGAAGAAGACGGTCGGGGTCCGGATCCCCGACCACGTGGTCGCCCAGGCACTGCTCGCCGAACTCGGGGAGCCGCTGCTGTCCAGCACCCTGCTCCTGCCCGACGAGGACGAGCCGATGACCCAGGGCTGGGAGATCAAGGAACGGCTCGACCACGTGGTGGACGCCGTCGTGGACTCGGGCGACTGCGGCACCGAGCCGACCACGGTCATCGACTTCTCGGCCGGCGAACCCGAGATCGTCCGCCGCGGGGCCGGCGACCCCGCACGATTCGAGTAG
- a CDS encoding class I SAM-dependent methyltransferase — protein sequence MTSSEMWTRATADRYDAEEKEMSSAAVLGPTLDFLAELAGDGRALEFAIGTGRVGVPLRERGVPVVGIELSEHMAAVLRRKVDEDTLPVAIGDMATTTVPGEFALVYLVYNTITNLLTQDEQVECFRNAGRHLAPGGRFVIELGVPPLRFLPPGQVAVPFDVSEHHLGFDTFDLVEQILLSHHLTRDGDDDRYRRDVSRHRYAWPAELDLMARLAGLEPERRVADWDGAPFTQDSTKHVSVWRKPV from the coding sequence ATGACGAGCAGTGAGATGTGGACCCGTGCGACCGCCGACCGCTACGACGCCGAGGAGAAGGAGATGTCCTCGGCCGCCGTTCTCGGACCGACCCTCGACTTCCTCGCCGAACTCGCCGGGGACGGCCGGGCGTTGGAGTTCGCCATCGGAACCGGACGGGTGGGCGTCCCGCTTCGGGAACGCGGTGTGCCCGTGGTGGGCATCGAACTGTCCGAGCACATGGCCGCGGTCCTGCGGCGCAAGGTCGACGAGGACACGCTCCCGGTCGCCATCGGGGACATGGCCACCACCACCGTGCCCGGCGAGTTCGCCCTGGTCTACCTCGTCTACAACACCATCACGAACCTGCTCACGCAGGACGAGCAGGTCGAGTGCTTCCGCAACGCCGGGCGCCATCTGGCGCCCGGCGGCCGTTTCGTCATCGAGCTGGGCGTGCCGCCGTTGCGGTTCCTGCCGCCCGGACAGGTCGCGGTGCCGTTCGACGTCTCCGAGCACCATCTCGGCTTCGACACCTTCGACCTGGTCGAGCAGATCCTCCTCTCGCACCACCTCACCCGTGACGGCGACGACGACCGCTACCGCCGCGACGTCTCCCGGCACCGGTACGCGTGGCCGGCGGAGCTCGACCTGATGGCCCGGCTCGCGGGGCTCGAACCGGAGCGGCGCGTCGCGGACTGGGACGGGGCGCCGTTCACCCAGGACTCCACGAAGCACGTCTCCGTGTGGCGCAAGCCGGTCTGA
- a CDS encoding peptidoglycan DD-metalloendopeptidase family protein, producing the protein MSRRTLLRGSAATFGLAAGGVLFSGSPAQALDIYNPFSGYPMTDGWWEHINRGSLGGIDYAMGVGTALPAAGAGVVTNIPYNGTGGHTVTITHGDGYRTQYMHLSEFRLSDGTSVGRGDVVGYSGGAAGAPGSGSSTGPHVHWHLITPGGTRVNPLDYLGGGGGGLPKTTTEQDGVPGPVMWKRTQNWLRIESGYTGPIDGVPGPHTYAALQRNMRGWGYTGPIDGAPGPRTWAAVQRLAAAHGYTGPIDGVMGPNSWRGFSRFINQDRWD; encoded by the coding sequence ATGAGCCGGCGTACGCTGCTGCGCGGCTCGGCCGCCACATTCGGCCTGGCCGCCGGCGGTGTGCTGTTCTCGGGAAGCCCCGCCCAGGCACTGGACATCTACAACCCGTTCAGCGGCTACCCGATGACGGACGGCTGGTGGGAGCACATCAACCGCGGGTCCTTGGGCGGAATCGACTACGCGATGGGCGTCGGCACCGCGCTGCCGGCCGCCGGCGCCGGGGTCGTCACCAACATCCCCTACAACGGCACCGGCGGGCACACGGTGACCATCACCCACGGCGACGGGTACCGGACGCAGTACATGCACCTGTCGGAGTTCCGGCTGTCCGACGGCACCTCGGTCGGCCGGGGGGACGTCGTCGGGTACTCCGGCGGCGCGGCCGGGGCCCCGGGCTCGGGAAGCTCCACCGGTCCGCACGTGCACTGGCACCTGATCACCCCGGGCGGTACCCGGGTCAATCCGCTGGATTACCTGGGCGGCGGCGGTGGCGGGTTGCCGAAGACGACGACGGAGCAGGACGGTGTGCCCGGTCCCGTCATGTGGAAACGTACGCAGAACTGGCTGCGGATCGAGTCCGGTTACACCGGCCCGATCGACGGTGTCCCGGGCCCCCACACCTACGCCGCGCTCCAGCGGAACATGCGCGGCTGGGGCTACACCGGACCCATCGACGGTGCCCCCGGCCCCCGCACCTGGGCCGCCGTCCAGCGACTGGCCGCCGCACACGGTTACACCGGACCCATCGACGGCGTGATGGGCCCCAACTCCTGGCGCGGCTTCAGCCGCTTCATCAACCAGGACCGCTGGGACTGA
- a CDS encoding MFS transporter yields the protein MSQEEPGERTDVAKRGGRSPRPAPREPGAAGARHALTSLRSSPGFRLLWVSNLFFYGGAWTQTMVLGWLVFETTGSEFLLAVFTAVRLAPMLLGPFAGVLSDRYDRVRLLVIACLWALAAVVVVAAMASSGLVSYGALVAGGLAIGLAQSPSQPARASLVLDLVGRENLSNANALNALAMNMTQVIGPAVGGAMISAFGAPAALWISATWYAVSLVAIWPLRGAGRTAPHRPEPVLKMLTGGFRTVLTSRLAAAVLLVTLAANVLLWPVYQAFMPVFADDLGLDAAGLGWLLTCSGLGGLVGSLVIAMLGDFRFKGGLFVLGTAAWGALWSLFALSRTVPLSFALMACIGLMSAAFGVLQTTLLLMTTEPEVQGRALGLQELAIGVMPFASLGLGAAAGSVGVGTTAFLSGLLLVAILLTLALRVPQLLRYSGFPTP from the coding sequence TTGTCGCAGGAGGAGCCGGGGGAACGGACGGACGTCGCGAAACGGGGCGGGAGGTCACCGCGGCCCGCACCGCGGGAACCGGGGGCGGCCGGCGCCCGGCACGCGCTGACCTCGCTGCGGAGCAGCCCGGGATTCCGCCTCCTGTGGGTCTCCAACCTCTTCTTCTACGGCGGCGCGTGGACCCAGACGATGGTCCTGGGCTGGCTCGTCTTCGAGACGACGGGCTCCGAGTTCCTGCTCGCGGTGTTCACCGCGGTCCGTCTCGCCCCGATGCTCCTGGGCCCGTTCGCCGGGGTGCTCTCCGACCGGTACGACCGGGTGCGCCTGCTCGTGATCGCCTGCCTGTGGGCCCTGGCCGCCGTCGTCGTCGTGGCGGCGATGGCGTCGTCGGGCCTCGTCTCGTACGGGGCGCTGGTCGCCGGCGGTCTGGCGATCGGCCTGGCGCAGTCTCCGTCGCAGCCGGCGCGCGCCTCGCTCGTGCTCGACCTCGTCGGGCGGGAGAACCTCAGCAACGCCAACGCGCTGAACGCGCTGGCGATGAACATGACGCAGGTCATCGGCCCGGCGGTCGGCGGGGCGATGATCAGCGCCTTCGGGGCGCCCGCGGCCCTGTGGATCTCGGCCACGTGGTACGCGGTCTCGCTCGTGGCGATCTGGCCGCTGCGCGGCGCGGGGCGTACGGCACCGCACCGGCCGGAACCCGTGCTGAAGATGCTCACCGGCGGCTTCCGCACCGTCCTGACCAGCCGGCTCGCCGCGGCCGTGCTCCTGGTCACCCTGGCCGCCAACGTCCTGCTCTGGCCCGTCTACCAGGCGTTCATGCCGGTGTTCGCGGACGATCTCGGGCTCGACGCGGCGGGCCTGGGATGGCTCCTGACCTGCAGCGGCCTGGGCGGTCTCGTCGGCTCGCTCGTCATAGCCATGCTCGGCGACTTCCGGTTCAAGGGCGGCCTCTTCGTGCTCGGGACCGCGGCGTGGGGCGCCCTGTGGTCGCTGTTCGCGCTGTCCCGGACGGTCCCGCTCTCGTTCGCGCTGATGGCGTGCATCGGCCTGATGAGCGCCGCGTTCGGCGTGCTCCAGACCACGCTGCTGCTGATGACGACCGAGCCGGAGGTGCAGGGCCGGGCCCTCGGCCTCCAGGAACTCGCGATCGGCGTCATGCCCTTCGCGTCGCTGGGGCTCGGCGCGGCCGCCGGGTCGGTGGGTGTCGGCACCACCGCGTTCCTGAGCGGACTCCTGCTCGTCGCGATCCTGCTGACGCTCGCGCTCCGGGTGCCCCAACTGCTCAGGTACAGCGGCTTCCCCACTCCCTGA
- a CDS encoding CbiX/SirB N-terminal domain-containing protein codes for MTGAAHDLGQEVQAVVGADAVVPAAAGSTDPAARTDTAAMADLLRRRLGRPVVPAHLCASSPTPAEAVRALRAAGHRRVAVARYLMAPGDFARRADGAGGCLVSAPLGAHPDVARLVLKRFDEACGEPARSL; via the coding sequence GTGACCGGTGCGGCGCATGACCTCGGCCAGGAGGTCCAGGCCGTCGTCGGGGCGGACGCCGTCGTGCCGGCGGCGGCCGGTTCCACCGATCCCGCCGCCCGCACCGACACCGCGGCGATGGCGGACCTGCTCCGGCGGCGGCTCGGGCGTCCGGTCGTTCCCGCCCATCTCTGCGCGAGTTCCCCGACGCCGGCCGAGGCCGTGCGGGCGCTGCGGGCGGCGGGCCACCGGCGGGTGGCGGTGGCCCGGTACCTGATGGCCCCCGGCGATTTCGCCCGCCGCGCGGACGGCGCCGGCGGCTGTCTCGTCTCGGCCCCGCTCGGCGCGCACCCCGACGTGGCGCGGTTGGTGCTGAAACGCTTCGACGAGGCGTGCGGGGAGCCGGCCCGGTCCCTGTGA
- a CDS encoding AAA family ATPase: MQKEQEFVDRLHDRVDVLRGITAQGVEDALTPVGNGLQARLERDVLVAERSGLLAALNAVDGSLCFGRIDFRDGTARHIGRVGIREDDAERTPLLIDWRAPVARPFYLATGHTPMGLRRRRHITSRNRTVTELHDEILDLRDRERTGFEDPSGDAVLLAAVNSARTGRMGDIVRTIQAEQDRIIRAPHRGVLVVEGGPGTGKTAVALHRAAFLLYEHRELLARRAVLIVGPNPAFLHYIGEVLPALGETGVLLATQAELFPGVRADGTDTPRAAAVKGGAGMARALALAVRDRQRLPEPGAPLVVPHDDGDLVLDRETAREARQAARDTRLPHNLARPHFAFRIIDALTAQLAERIGADPYGGPNFLGPDDIAQLGKGVAASREVHSVIEELWPALTPEGFLADYLSDPVHIPDEDAGAVRRTPGDGAWTPADVPLLDEAAELLGVDDSAERAAAEAERQERIAYAQGVLELSRGSETYEFEDEESEVLAAHDIVDAERMAERHEEADHRSAAERAAADRSWAFGHIIVDEAQELSPMMWRLLMRRSPTRSMTLVGDPAQTSEEAGVGSWEKILEPYVGDRFEHVRLGVNYRTPAEIMELAAGVVRAEHPDFRPPGSVRSTGEAPWTRHAGEDLAGAVARAAAELTPGEGRLAVIAPRELHEEIAAPLDGITAGAEPDLTRPVVLLGPRQAKGLEFDHVLVVEPARFGTSDLYVALTRATQRLGIVHREELPGALR; this comes from the coding sequence TTGCAGAAGGAACAGGAATTCGTCGACCGGCTCCACGACCGCGTCGACGTCCTGCGCGGGATCACCGCCCAGGGCGTCGAGGACGCGCTGACACCGGTGGGGAACGGCTTGCAGGCCCGTCTCGAACGCGATGTGCTCGTCGCCGAACGTTCAGGTCTGCTGGCCGCCCTGAACGCGGTGGACGGCTCGCTGTGTTTCGGCCGCATCGATTTCCGCGACGGCACCGCGCGCCATATCGGCCGGGTCGGAATCCGCGAGGACGACGCCGAACGCACTCCGCTGCTGATCGACTGGCGCGCACCGGTCGCCCGGCCCTTCTATCTCGCCACCGGTCACACGCCCATGGGATTGCGCCGGCGCCGGCACATCACCTCCAGGAACCGCACCGTCACCGAACTGCACGACGAGATCCTCGACCTCCGGGACCGGGAACGCACCGGCTTCGAGGACCCGAGCGGCGACGCCGTGCTGCTCGCCGCCGTGAACTCCGCCCGCACCGGCCGCATGGGCGACATCGTGCGGACCATCCAGGCGGAGCAGGACCGCATCATCCGCGCCCCGCACCGCGGGGTCCTCGTCGTCGAGGGCGGCCCCGGCACCGGAAAGACGGCGGTGGCGCTGCACCGGGCGGCCTTCCTGCTGTACGAGCACCGCGAGCTGCTCGCCCGGCGCGCCGTCCTGATCGTGGGCCCCAACCCCGCCTTCCTGCACTACATCGGCGAGGTGCTGCCCGCCCTCGGCGAGACCGGCGTCCTGCTCGCCACGCAGGCCGAACTCTTCCCCGGGGTGCGCGCCGACGGCACCGACACGCCCCGCGCCGCCGCGGTCAAGGGCGGGGCGGGGATGGCCCGGGCGCTCGCCCTCGCCGTCCGCGACCGGCAGCGACTGCCCGAACCCGGCGCGCCGCTGGTCGTCCCGCACGACGACGGGGACCTCGTGCTCGACCGGGAGACCGCCCGCGAGGCCCGGCAGGCGGCCCGGGACACCCGGCTGCCGCACAACCTCGCCCGCCCGCACTTCGCCTTCCGGATCATCGACGCCCTCACCGCGCAGCTCGCCGAGCGGATCGGCGCCGACCCGTACGGCGGTCCCAACTTCCTCGGCCCCGACGACATCGCCCAGCTCGGCAAGGGGGTCGCGGCCAGCCGGGAGGTGCACTCCGTCATCGAGGAGCTGTGGCCGGCCCTCACCCCGGAGGGGTTCCTCGCCGACTACCTGTCCGATCCCGTGCACATCCCGGACGAGGACGCCGGAGCCGTCCGGCGCACACCCGGCGACGGGGCGTGGACCCCCGCGGACGTTCCGCTGCTCGACGAGGCGGCGGAGCTCCTCGGGGTCGACGACAGCGCCGAACGGGCCGCCGCCGAGGCCGAGCGCCAGGAGCGGATCGCGTACGCGCAGGGCGTGCTGGAGCTTTCGCGGGGTTCGGAGACGTACGAGTTCGAGGACGAGGAGTCCGAGGTCCTCGCCGCCCACGACATCGTCGACGCCGAGCGGATGGCGGAGCGGCACGAGGAGGCCGACCACCGCAGTGCGGCCGAACGCGCCGCCGCGGACCGGTCCTGGGCGTTCGGACACATCATCGTCGACGAGGCGCAGGAGCTGTCGCCGATGATGTGGCGGCTGCTGATGCGCCGTTCGCCGACCCGTTCGATGACCCTGGTCGGCGACCCGGCGCAGACCTCCGAGGAGGCCGGCGTCGGTTCGTGGGAGAAGATCCTGGAACCGTACGTCGGTGACCGCTTCGAGCACGTCCGGCTCGGGGTCAACTACCGCACGCCCGCCGAGATCATGGAGCTGGCCGCCGGGGTCGTACGGGCAGAGCACCCCGACTTCCGGCCGCCCGGCTCGGTGCGGTCCACCGGCGAGGCGCCGTGGACCCGGCACGCCGGGGAGGACCTGGCGGGTGCCGTGGCACGGGCTGCCGCGGAGCTGACGCCCGGGGAGGGGCGCCTCGCGGTGATCGCGCCGCGGGAGCTCCACGAGGAGATCGCGGCCCCGCTGGACGGGATCACGGCCGGGGCCGAGCCGGATCTGACCCGGCCGGTGGTACTGCTCGGCCCGCGCCAGGCCAAGGGGCTCGAATTCGACCACGTGCTGGTCGTGGAGCCCGCCCGATTCGGGACCAGCGACCTGTACGTGGCCCTGACCCGCGCCACCCAGCGCCTGGGCATCGTCCACCGGGAGGAGCTGCCCGGGGCGCTGCGCTGA